In the Pan paniscus chromosome 8, NHGRI_mPanPan1-v2.0_pri, whole genome shotgun sequence genome, one interval contains:
- the LOC130540566 gene encoding uncharacterized protein encoded by LINC01561: MAWRVPGVRPASTFFPQVLRASSELPDRLPEGSTVGPKPGSSWEAGSQGNWGLTSSGAGQDSSAQKLGILSVQISLKIWTWEKPSGWGHLHAAVTGASCCSPLSQGGAICLVTAPQDKPDGSPCTSGH; this comes from the coding sequence ATGGCCTGGAGAGTCCCAGGGGTGAGGCCAGCAAGTACTTTCTTCCCCCAGGTGCTCAGAGCATCCTCTGAGTTGCCAGACAGACTCCCAGAGGGGTCAACTGTGGGCCCTAAACCAGGCAGCAGCTGGGAAGCAGGCTCTCAGGGGAACTGGGGTCTCACCAGCTCAGGAGCAGGCCAGGACTCCTCAGCACAGAAGCTGGGAATCTTGAGTGTCCAGATCAGCCTGAAAATCTGGACTTGGGAAAAGCCATCTGGCTGGGGCCATCTGCATGCCGCTGTGACTGGGGCATCCTGCTGCTCTCCTCTCTCACAAGGTGGTGCCATCTGCCTTGTCACTGCTCCTCAGGACAAGCCTGACGGCTCTCCCTGCACCTCTGGCCATTGA